A window of the Haloquadratum walsbyi C23 genome harbors these coding sequences:
- a CDS encoding aldehyde dehydrogenase family protein has protein sequence MSTDNEVQSPAERKSAISKRHEQTASEVMPTRRSLYIGGEWTQSASGETFETNDPTTGQTLAEVQAGVAADIDRAVDAAQEGYDERVSEMSSADRQSMLETMADRVEDKKEEFAQLESLDNGKPITEARIDVDLVIDHFRYFAGMARSHEGRTIDTDDSRHVQTLQEPYGVVGQIIPWNFPLLMAAWKLGPALAAGNATVLKPAEQTPLSILKLMEEAGDAIPDGAVNVVTGFGTDAGEPLSKHDGIRKLAFTGSTKVGRSVMKAAADTITDVTLELGGKSPLVVFPDADLDRAVETTITAIFFNTGECCCAGSRLFVHEDIKSEFMDKLAEAADDLEVGDPLLEATDLGPKVTADQVERTMGYIQEARDAGANVVSGGDAPDDEALADGCFVTPTLISEIDHDNRAVQEEIFGPVQEVFTWNDYDEMIELANDVDYGLAGGVLTEDLTKAHKCAKDIEAGTIWVNTYNDFPSGQPFGGYKQSGIGREIGQETVDHYTQTKTINIALE, from the coding sequence ATGTCTACTGACAACGAAGTGCAATCACCAGCGGAGCGTAAATCAGCAATCAGTAAGCGACACGAACAGACAGCAAGCGAAGTGATGCCAACTCGGCGGTCACTGTACATTGGCGGAGAGTGGACTCAGAGTGCATCCGGGGAGACATTCGAAACGAACGACCCCACGACAGGTCAAACATTAGCTGAGGTACAAGCCGGTGTCGCCGCCGATATTGACCGCGCAGTCGACGCAGCGCAGGAAGGCTACGATGAGCGTGTCTCTGAAATGTCATCAGCTGACCGACAGTCAATGTTAGAGACAATGGCTGATCGTGTTGAGGATAAAAAAGAGGAGTTTGCTCAACTTGAATCGCTAGATAATGGTAAGCCAATCACTGAGGCACGGATTGACGTTGACCTTGTCATCGATCACTTCCGATACTTTGCTGGAATGGCTCGGTCACATGAGGGTCGAACAATTGACACTGATGACTCCCGACATGTCCAGACACTTCAGGAACCTTACGGCGTGGTTGGACAGATCATCCCATGGAACTTCCCTCTGTTAATGGCCGCGTGGAAACTTGGACCAGCACTCGCAGCAGGAAATGCAACCGTTCTCAAGCCTGCAGAACAGACGCCACTCTCGATTTTGAAGCTGATGGAAGAAGCGGGCGACGCGATTCCCGACGGGGCGGTTAATGTCGTGACTGGATTTGGCACAGACGCAGGAGAGCCACTGTCGAAGCATGATGGGATTCGGAAGCTTGCATTTACCGGATCAACGAAGGTCGGTCGGTCTGTCATGAAAGCAGCTGCAGATACAATCACAGATGTGACATTAGAACTTGGTGGTAAGTCGCCACTTGTTGTTTTCCCAGATGCAGATCTTGATCGCGCTGTCGAAACGACAATTACGGCAATTTTCTTCAATACTGGCGAGTGTTGCTGTGCTGGTTCACGGTTGTTCGTTCACGAAGACATCAAGAGCGAATTCATGGATAAACTTGCTGAGGCTGCAGATGATCTTGAGGTTGGTGACCCGCTATTAGAGGCAACAGATCTTGGACCGAAAGTGACAGCCGATCAGGTTGAGCGGACAATGGGGTATATTCAAGAAGCACGTGATGCCGGTGCGAATGTTGTCTCAGGTGGAGATGCACCAGATGATGAGGCTCTTGCAGATGGGTGTTTCGTCACTCCAACGCTTATTTCAGAGATTGATCATGATAACCGCGCAGTTCAAGAGGAAATATTTGGACCTGTGCAGGAGGTCTTTACTTGGAACGATTACGACGAGATGATTGAATTAGCGAACGATGTCGACTATGGACTTGCAGGTGGTGTTCTCACTGAGGATCTCACCAAGGCACATAAGTGTGCTAAAGATATCGAGGCTGGAACAATCTGGGTCAACACATATAATGACTTCCCATCGGGACAGCCATTTGGTGGTTACAAACAGTCGGGTATCGGTCGAGAAATCGGTCAAGAAACCGTTGATCACTATACACAGACGAAAACAATCAATATTGCGCTGGAGTAA
- a CDS encoding IS701-like element ISHwa4 family transposase codes for MLPITDFLSCTDVLDEFDSLSYHQTTHAKTYVTGLAAGRSKTVTGIAREVLPAGSDRALNKFITEYDWDEDQLNHERLEELQKHGETRWSQNGYIVIDDSVIQRTGKSLPGAGEFYDHSEGEPVWGQNLVYAFYTDDKTSYPLAFRQYEKVDDEDEEDEQETKYDLAREIITELEEEVGVPAGTYLFDAWFAHDSGLIEHVESHGKDWIGPLRGNRQVTYANKERRVDALEECIDKEEREVDGETYKIWTKTVPVSKLGEVRLVITEKVTDEDKENPVKYLATSKIDAPSAHIIRSYSYRWRVETFFEDSKEDLGLGDCEVRDSDGASRHWHLQMLAYSLLRLGPESSASERLVSKASSLRSQLEHGLKETIYNMFSWVRDQPDRDLDGLMEDIDHLFLHSEGSL; via the coding sequence ATGCTGCCGATTACGGATTTCCTCTCGTGCACCGACGTGCTGGATGAATTCGACTCGCTATCATATCATCAAACGACTCACGCCAAAACGTACGTGACAGGTCTTGCTGCGGGCCGCAGCAAGACTGTAACCGGAATTGCACGAGAGGTCCTTCCTGCCGGAAGTGACCGAGCACTCAACAAGTTCATCACCGAATACGATTGGGATGAGGATCAGCTCAATCACGAGCGGTTAGAGGAACTGCAAAAACACGGAGAGACACGCTGGTCACAAAACGGCTATATCGTTATTGACGATTCAGTCATCCAGCGAACCGGGAAGTCCCTTCCCGGTGCTGGAGAGTTCTACGATCACTCTGAGGGTGAGCCTGTTTGGGGACAGAACCTCGTCTACGCGTTCTATACCGATGATAAAACGTCCTATCCACTTGCTTTTCGCCAGTACGAGAAGGTCGACGACGAGGACGAGGAAGACGAACAGGAGACAAAATACGACCTCGCACGAGAGATAATCACGGAATTAGAAGAAGAGGTAGGTGTGCCTGCGGGCACCTACCTCTTCGATGCATGGTTTGCTCATGACTCCGGTCTGATCGAACACGTCGAATCACACGGCAAGGACTGGATTGGACCACTACGGGGCAACCGACAGGTGACCTACGCGAACAAAGAGAGACGCGTCGATGCGCTCGAAGAGTGCATCGACAAGGAAGAGCGAGAAGTTGACGGTGAAACGTACAAAATTTGGACTAAGACAGTCCCTGTCTCGAAATTAGGTGAAGTTCGGCTGGTAATCACAGAGAAGGTTACCGATGAGGACAAAGAGAATCCAGTAAAGTATCTTGCGACGAGCAAGATTGACGCGCCTTCGGCACACATTATTCGGAGCTATTCGTACAGATGGCGAGTAGAGACATTCTTCGAGGACTCGAAAGAGGATCTTGGCTTAGGAGACTGCGAGGTTCGTGATTCTGACGGTGCCAGTCGTCACTGGCACCTTCAGATGCTGGCCTACAGCCTTCTTCGGCTTGGTCCGGAATCGAGCGCCTCGGAGCGACTTGTCTCGAAAGCCTCGTCGCTCCGATCACAACTCGAACACGGTCTCAAGGAGACGATCTACAACATGTTTTCCTGGGTGCGCGATCAACCAGACCGCGATCTCGATGGACTGATGGAAGACATTGACCACCTCTTTCTCCATTCTGAGGGTAGTTTATAA
- a CDS encoding YgaP family membrane protein, with protein sequence MEHNIGSMDRTTRILFGAVTGLLSLAILASVISLPTVVSPLLGVVSFIMMGTSVTGFCPLYTLLGVDTCSASPQ encoded by the coding sequence ATGGAACATAATATTGGGTCCATGGACCGTACCACTCGCATACTATTTGGCGCAGTGACAGGACTGCTATCTTTAGCAATACTTGCAAGCGTCATCTCCCTGCCGACAGTCGTATCACCGCTGCTTGGAGTTGTTTCTTTTATTATGATGGGTACCAGTGTGACAGGATTCTGCCCACTGTACACATTACTTGGAGTTGACACCTGTTCAGCATCACCCCAGTAG
- the sfsA gene encoding DNA/RNA nuclease SfsA has product MTRLLTVDAELMTGTIIDRPNRFVVRVRFGDTPERVFLGDPGALEGIVEPGYKILCSPVNDSDRSTDYDAIAVFVGDVCVSVRTTLANDLFESGIRSDAISVFDGYKLEEREPSLPDHGRTDFRLITPNNTTAYVEVKSCTCIDNMIAKFPDRQTERGRRHLRSLQKLHNDGYESHIVFVVQRPDVKRFQPYRDMDPEFADLLANVQESGVEVHAIVTAFEPPHYRLQNNDLSIELN; this is encoded by the coding sequence ATGACACGACTGCTCACAGTTGATGCAGAATTAATGACAGGCACTATTATTGATCGTCCGAATCGCTTTGTCGTTCGTGTTCGTTTCGGTGACACACCCGAACGCGTCTTTCTTGGGGATCCTGGGGCTCTCGAAGGGATCGTGGAGCCGGGATATAAAATCCTATGCTCGCCCGTCAATGATTCAGATCGATCGACTGATTATGATGCTATTGCGGTCTTTGTCGGTGATGTATGTGTAAGCGTTCGCACGACACTGGCGAACGACCTTTTCGAGAGCGGGATCAGGAGCGATGCTATTTCTGTATTCGATGGATACAAACTGGAAGAACGTGAGCCATCATTACCAGACCACGGTCGAACCGATTTTCGGCTCATAACACCAAACAACACCACTGCATACGTTGAGGTCAAATCCTGCACGTGCATCGACAACATGATTGCTAAATTCCCTGATCGACAGACCGAACGAGGTCGTCGCCATCTTCGGAGTCTGCAAAAACTCCATAATGACGGATATGAATCCCACATTGTATTTGTTGTCCAACGACCTGATGTTAAACGATTTCAACCATACCGGGATATGGATCCTGAATTTGCAGATTTACTCGCCAATGTTCAAGAGAGCGGCGTTGAAGTGCATGCTATCGTGACCGCTTTTGAACCACCTCATTATCGCCTACAGAATAACGATCTATCAATTGAACTTAATTAG